From Pantoea sp. Ep11b, the proteins below share one genomic window:
- a CDS encoding class I SAM-dependent methyltransferase translates to MLASAMTLMRTKASFVHQFIRNPRKMGSITPSSETLCRTMTASVQWSETLRIAELGAGDGVLTRQILAQMAPDATLDAFEISTALADRLNALDDPRMTVRTCSAEYLNGEYDAIFSGLPLLSLPPDLREAILRAVFNALGPDGVFVQFQYTSLTQPDLSRYFTWERQRVLKNVPPAWVYRCTRHYAP, encoded by the coding sequence ATGCTGGCTTCAGCTATGACCCTGATGCGCACCAAGGCCAGTTTCGTGCATCAGTTTATTCGTAACCCGCGCAAGATGGGCAGCATTACGCCCTCATCAGAGACCCTGTGCCGGACGATGACCGCGTCGGTTCAGTGGTCTGAAACATTACGCATCGCCGAACTCGGCGCGGGCGATGGGGTGCTGACGCGACAGATACTGGCGCAGATGGCCCCCGACGCCACCCTGGATGCCTTTGAGATCAGCACCGCCCTGGCGGACAGGCTGAATGCCCTCGACGACCCCCGCATGACCGTGCGCACCTGTTCGGCTGAATATCTGAACGGCGAATATGACGCGATCTTCTCCGGCCTGCCGCTGTTATCCTTACCGCCTGACCTGCGTGAAGCCATTCTGCGGGCGGTATTCAACGCGCTGGGGCCGGACGGCGTCTTTGTGCAGTTCCAGTACACCTCGCTGACCCAGCCGGATCTCTCACGCTACTTCACCTGGGAGCGCCAGAGGGTGCTGAAGAATGTGCCGCCCGCCTGGGTCTATCGCTGTACCCGTCACTACGCGCCCTGA